A genomic stretch from Colwellia sp. Arc7-635 includes:
- the rplP gene encoding 50S ribosomal protein L16, translated as MLQPKRTKFRKQFKLRNRGLAHTGSSVSFGTFGLKSMERGRMTARQIEAARRAMTRHVKRQGKIWIRVFPDKPITKKPLEVRMGKGKGSVEYWVCQILPGRVLYEMEGVSEEIAREAFALAAAKLPFKTTFVTRTVM; from the coding sequence ATGTTACAACCAAAACGTACTAAATTCCGTAAGCAATTTAAACTGCGTAACCGTGGTCTTGCACACACTGGTAGCTCAGTTAGCTTCGGTACTTTCGGGTTAAAATCAATGGAACGTGGTCGTATGACTGCGCGTCAAATTGAAGCGGCTCGTCGAGCAATGACTCGTCACGTGAAGCGTCAAGGTAAAATCTGGATTCGAGTATTCCCTGATAAGCCAATTACCAAAAAACCTCTTGAGGTTCGTATGGGTAAAGGTAAAGGTTCAGTAGAATATTGGGTATGCCAAATTCTTCCTGGTCGTGTTCTTTATGAAATGGAAGGTGTTTCGGAAGAGATTGCACGCGAAGCATTTGCTTTAGCAGCAGCCAAACTTCCGTTCAAAACAACTTTCGTAACTAGAACGGTGATGTAA
- the rplE gene encoding 50S ribosomal protein L5 gives MAKLHDFYKDTIVAELQKKFEYKSVMQVPRIEKITLNMGVGEAIADKKVLEHATNDLTAISGQKPITTVARKSVAGFKIREGYPIGTKVTLRGERMWEFLERLISISIPRIRDFRGLNPKSFDGRGNYSMGVREQIIFPEIDYDKIDKIRGMDITITTSAKDNEEGHALLAAFNFPFKKKV, from the coding sequence ATGGCGAAACTGCATGATTTTTACAAAGATACAATTGTTGCAGAGCTTCAAAAGAAGTTTGAATACAAAAGTGTCATGCAAGTCCCTCGGATTGAAAAGATCACCCTTAACATGGGTGTTGGTGAAGCTATTGCTGATAAAAAAGTATTAGAGCACGCCACAAATGATCTTACTGCAATCTCAGGTCAAAAGCCGATCACGACAGTAGCACGCAAATCAGTTGCGGGCTTCAAAATTCGTGAAGGCTATCCTATTGGCACAAAAGTAACTCTACGTGGCGAACGTATGTGGGAATTTTTAGAGCGTTTAATCTCTATTTCTATTCCTCGTATCCGCGATTTCCGTGGCTTAAATCCTAAGTCATTCGATGGTCGTGGTAACTACAGCATGGGCGTACGTGAGCAAATCATTTTCCCTGAAATCGATTACGATAAAATCGATAAAATTCGCGGAATGGATATCACTATCACTACAAGTGCGAAGGACAACGAAGAAGGTCATGCGTTATTGGCTGCCTTCAACTTCCCATTTAAGAAGAAGGTGTAG
- the rplV gene encoding 50S ribosomal protein L22 gives MEAIATHKFARGSAQKARLVVDQIRGLHVEKALEILTFSNKSAAVLVKKVLDSAIANAEHNEGADIDELIVKTIMVDDGPTMKRIKPRAKGRADRILKRTSHITVIVSDS, from the coding sequence ATGGAAGCAATTGCTACACATAAATTTGCCCGTGGCTCTGCACAAAAAGCACGTTTAGTTGTGGATCAAATCCGCGGCTTACACGTTGAAAAAGCACTTGAAATCTTAACATTCAGCAATAAATCAGCTGCTGTTTTGGTTAAAAAAGTACTTGATTCAGCGATTGCTAACGCAGAGCACAATGAAGGTGCAGACATTGATGAGCTTATCGTTAAAACTATTATGGTTGACGATGGTCCAACAATGAAACGTATTAAGCCTCGTGCGAAAGGTCGCGCGGATCGTATCCTTAAGCGTACAAGTCACATTACTGTGATTGTATCCGATAGCTAG
- the rpsH gene encoding 30S ribosomal protein S8 gives MVMMTDPIADMFTRIRNGQSAAKTAVKMPSSKVKVALANLLKEEGYISEFSVSGDAKPELTVELKYFEGKEVIEVIKRVSRPGLRVYKGAQELPKVLAGMGIAIISTSKGLMTDRAARNAGLGGEVLGFVE, from the coding sequence ATGGTTATGATGACTGATCCTATCGCGGACATGTTTACACGCATCCGCAACGGTCAATCTGCAGCAAAAACTGCAGTTAAAATGCCATCTTCAAAAGTTAAGGTAGCACTTGCTAACTTACTTAAAGAAGAAGGTTACATTTCAGAATTTTCAGTTTCAGGCGATGCAAAACCTGAATTAACTGTTGAACTGAAGTATTTCGAAGGTAAAGAAGTAATTGAAGTGATCAAACGTGTTTCACGTCCAGGTCTTCGCGTATACAAAGGAGCTCAAGAGCTTCCTAAAGTATTAGCAGGCATGGGTATCGCAATTATTTCTACTTCTAAAGGTCTAATGACTGATCGCGCCGCTCGCAATGCGGGTCTTGGCGGTGAAGTTCTTGGTTTCGTAGAGTAA
- the rpsC gene encoding 30S ribosomal protein S3, with amino-acid sequence MGQKVHPNGIRLGITKPFASTWFASTKDFAANLHGDHLVREYLTEKLKRASLSKIVIERPAKSIRVTIHTARPGVVIGKKGEDVEKLRLAVSKIAGVPAQINIAEVRKPEMDSQLVADSIASQLERRVMFRRAMKRAVQNAMRLGAKGIKVQVSGRLGGADIARAEWYREGRVPLHTLRADIDYSIARADTTYGVIGIKVWIFKGEVIGKMPLQAEQPAAKPKRKPNRKTSK; translated from the coding sequence ATGGGTCAAAAAGTCCATCCAAATGGTATACGCCTAGGTATCACGAAACCTTTCGCGTCTACTTGGTTTGCAAGTACTAAAGATTTCGCAGCTAATTTACACGGTGACCATTTGGTTCGTGAATATTTAACTGAAAAGCTTAAGCGTGCTTCATTATCAAAAATCGTAATTGAACGTCCAGCTAAATCTATCCGCGTTACAATTCACACGGCTCGTCCGGGTGTTGTAATCGGTAAGAAAGGCGAAGATGTTGAGAAATTACGTTTAGCTGTTTCTAAAATTGCTGGTGTTCCTGCTCAAATCAACATTGCTGAAGTGCGTAAACCAGAAATGGATTCGCAGCTTGTTGCTGATAGCATCGCTAGTCAATTAGAACGCCGTGTAATGTTCCGTCGTGCGATGAAACGTGCTGTACAAAATGCTATGCGTCTAGGCGCAAAAGGTATTAAAGTACAAGTAAGTGGTCGTTTAGGTGGTGCAGATATTGCTCGTGCTGAATGGTATCGTGAAGGTCGTGTTCCACTACACACTTTACGTGCTGACATTGATTACTCAATTGCGCGTGCTGATACCACTTATGGTGTTATCGGTATCAAAGTATGGATCTTTAAAGGTGAAGTAATTGGCAAAATGCCATTACAAGCTGAGCAACCAGCAGCTAAGCCTAAAAGAAAACCTAACCGTAAGACCAGTAAGTAG
- the rpsS gene encoding 30S ribosomal protein S19, which yields MPRSLKKGPFIDLHLLTKVETAVESGNKKPIKTWSRRSMIIPTMIGLTIAVHNGRQHVPVFVTDEMIGHKLGEFAPTRTYRGHVADKKAKR from the coding sequence ATGCCACGTTCTCTCAAGAAAGGTCCATTTATAGACCTACACTTGTTGACGAAGGTAGAGACAGCGGTGGAAAGCGGGAATAAAAAGCCAATTAAGACTTGGTCCCGTCGTTCAATGATCATCCCTACGATGATCGGATTGACCATTGCCGTCCATAATGGCCGTCAACACGTACCTGTATTTGTAACTGATGAAATGATCGGTCATAAATTAGGTGAATTTGCACCAACTCGTACTTACCGTGGCCATGTCGCGGATAAGAAAGCGAAGAGATAG
- the rplN gene encoding 50S ribosomal protein L14 has translation MIQMQSQLNCADNSGAKRVQCIKVLGGSHRRYARIGDIIKIAVKESSPRGKVKKGDVLTAVVVRTKKGVRRSDGSTIRFDENAAVMLNANLQPIGTRIFGPVTRELRNEKFMKIVSLAPEVL, from the coding sequence ATGATCCAAATGCAATCACAACTTAACTGTGCTGATAACAGCGGAGCTAAGCGTGTACAATGTATAAAGGTTCTTGGTGGTTCGCACCGTCGCTACGCACGCATTGGTGACATCATTAAAATTGCTGTGAAGGAATCAAGTCCTCGCGGTAAAGTTAAAAAAGGTGATGTCCTTACTGCAGTAGTGGTGCGCACTAAGAAAGGTGTTCGTCGTTCAGATGGTTCTACTATCCGTTTCGATGAAAATGCGGCTGTAATGTTAAATGCTAACTTACAACCAATTGGTACTCGTATTTTCGGTCCTGTGACTCGTGAACTTCGTAATGAAAAATTCATGAAAATTGTTTCACTTGCACCAGAAGTACTATAA
- the rplB gene encoding 50S ribosomal protein L2: MAIVKCKPTSPGRRHVVKVVNTELHKGKPYAPLLDTKSKSGGRNNNGRITVRHIGGGHKQHYRMVDFKRNKDGIPAKVERLEYDPNRSANIALVLYADGERRYILAPKGLSAGDSIQSGVDAPIKVGNTMPLRNTPLGSVVHAIELKPGKGAQIARAAGTYAQLVAKDGAYVTLRLRSGEMRKIESDCRATLGEIGNSEHMLRSLGKAGASRWRGVRPTVRGVAMNPVDHPHGGGEGKTSGGRHPVSPWGVPTKGYKTRSNKRTDKFIVRRRTK, from the coding sequence ATGGCTATAGTTAAATGTAAACCTACTTCTCCGGGTCGTCGCCACGTAGTTAAAGTGGTAAACACGGAGTTGCATAAAGGTAAGCCTTACGCACCATTGTTAGACACTAAGTCTAAGTCTGGCGGTCGTAACAATAATGGTCGCATTACGGTTCGTCACATTGGTGGTGGACACAAGCAACATTATCGTATGGTTGACTTTAAACGTAATAAAGATGGTATCCCTGCAAAAGTTGAACGTTTGGAATATGATCCAAACCGTTCTGCTAACATTGCACTTGTATTATATGCAGATGGTGAACGTCGTTACATCTTAGCCCCTAAAGGCTTAAGCGCTGGAGATTCAATCCAGTCAGGTGTTGATGCTCCTATCAAAGTAGGTAATACAATGCCATTACGCAACACACCATTAGGTAGTGTTGTGCATGCAATCGAACTTAAACCAGGTAAAGGTGCTCAAATTGCACGTGCTGCTGGTACTTACGCTCAGTTAGTTGCTAAAGACGGTGCATATGTCACTTTACGTCTTCGCTCTGGTGAAATGCGTAAAATTGAGTCTGACTGTCGTGCTACTTTAGGTGAAATCGGCAATTCTGAACACATGCTTCGCTCTTTGGGTAAAGCTGGTGCTTCAAGATGGCGCGGTGTTCGCCCAACTGTTCGTGGTGTTGCCATGAACCCAGTTGACCATCCACACGGTGGTGGTGAAGGTAAAACATCAGGCGGTCGTCATCCGGTATCACCTTGGGGTGTACCAACTAAGGGTTACAAGACTCGTTCTAACAAGCGTACCGATAAATTTATCGTACGTCGTCGTACTAAATAA
- the rpsN gene encoding 30S ribosomal protein S14 — MAKTSMKAREAKRTKLVAQYAEKRSALKAIISGVDSSEEERWDAVLKLQALPRDSSSSRQRNRCNITGRPHGFLRKFGLSRIKLRETMMRGEVPGLKKASW, encoded by the coding sequence ATGGCTAAAACGTCAATGAAAGCTCGTGAAGCTAAAAGAACCAAGTTAGTTGCACAATATGCTGAAAAGCGTAGTGCACTAAAAGCTATCATCTCTGGTGTAGATTCTTCTGAAGAAGAACGCTGGGATGCAGTATTGAAACTTCAAGCATTACCTCGTGATTCGAGCAGTAGTCGTCAACGTAACCGTTGTAATATTACTGGCCGTCCACATGGTTTCTTGCGTAAATTCGGTTTAAGCCGTATTAAATTACGTGAAACTATGATGCGCGGTGAAGTTCCAGGTCTTAAGAAAGCTAGTTGGTAA
- the rpmC gene encoding 50S ribosomal protein L29, whose protein sequence is MKASELKEKSIEELNAELLELLREQFNYRMQASTGQLAQTHLLRNVRRNIARVKTIITEKAGK, encoded by the coding sequence ATGAAAGCAAGCGAATTGAAAGAAAAAAGCATTGAAGAGCTAAACGCTGAATTGCTTGAATTGCTACGCGAACAGTTTAACTATCGCATGCAAGCAAGCACTGGCCAATTAGCACAAACTCATTTGCTAAGAAATGTACGCCGTAATATCGCGCGTGTTAAGACTATCATAACTGAAAAGGCAGGTAAGTAA
- the rplX gene encoding 50S ribosomal protein L24: MASKIRRDDEVIVLAGKDKGKTGKVTKVLVEESKVFVEGINLIKKHTKPVPQLQQPGGIIEKEAPLNVSNVAIVNPKTGKADRVGFRDEDGKKARFFKSNNELI, encoded by the coding sequence ATGGCATCTAAGATTCGTCGTGATGATGAAGTAATCGTACTTGCAGGCAAAGACAAGGGCAAAACTGGTAAAGTTACCAAAGTTCTTGTTGAAGAAAGCAAAGTATTTGTTGAAGGTATTAACTTAATCAAAAAACACACTAAGCCTGTACCTCAGTTACAGCAGCCTGGTGGAATTATTGAAAAAGAAGCACCTTTAAATGTATCCAACGTTGCGATTGTTAACCCAAAAACTGGGAAAGCTGATCGTGTTGGTTTTAGAGATGAAGACGGCAAAAAAGCTCGTTTCTTCAAATCTAATAACGAATTAATATAA
- the rpsQ gene encoding 30S ribosomal protein S17, with translation MSEAKIRTLQGRVVSDKMDKSITVLIERRVKHPMYGKYMTRSTKLKAHDETNQCTTGDLVTIRECAPISKTKSWTLVDVLEKA, from the coding sequence ATGAGCGAAGCAAAAATTCGTACACTACAAGGTCGTGTCGTCAGTGACAAAATGGATAAGTCTATCACTGTCCTGATCGAACGTCGTGTTAAGCACCCAATGTACGGTAAGTACATGACGCGTTCAACTAAGTTGAAAGCTCATGATGAAACTAACCAATGTACAACTGGTGATTTAGTAACTATTCGTGAATGTGCTCCAATCTCTAAGACTAAGTCTTGGACATTGGTAGACGTATTAGAAAAAGCATAA